The proteins below are encoded in one region of Aquisphaera giovannonii:
- a CDS encoding 6-phosphogluconolactonase, whose product MNLLTTFAGSMMEGFLPAGWDLARMDACCSHPPSAIAERQAWWNERFELIPTETVADFDVVMGHEIAAAIRRTRDEGRDAALILPVGPMGMYRWAVYFLKEWGVSCSHVHGFNMDEWSDRTGSTLPPDNPGAFQFAMQQAFYGPLGPLTVPESRRWFATPDRLPHYAERIGELKSKGAELIVIFGIGRVCHIAFWEPHFAAEFGTIEEWKAQTHRLGARLHPLTIEQNALTSFRSRTTLVPAFANTIGPGLFLKADRIIGGAEGVFDRGMQWQGASLWMTLRYGPDPWVPSSFMPTLPGRLFYHKGLAGPLVPELN is encoded by the coding sequence ATGAATCTGCTGACGACGTTCGCTGGATCGATGATGGAGGGGTTCCTCCCGGCCGGCTGGGACCTCGCCCGGATGGATGCCTGCTGCTCCCACCCGCCGTCGGCCATCGCCGAGCGACAGGCCTGGTGGAATGAGAGGTTCGAGCTCATCCCGACGGAAACCGTGGCCGATTTCGACGTCGTCATGGGCCACGAGATCGCCGCGGCCATCCGCCGCACCCGCGACGAGGGGCGCGACGCCGCGCTGATCCTCCCGGTCGGGCCCATGGGCATGTATCGGTGGGCGGTCTACTTCCTCAAGGAATGGGGCGTCTCCTGCTCCCACGTCCATGGGTTCAACATGGACGAATGGAGCGACCGGACGGGGTCGACCCTGCCCCCCGACAACCCCGGCGCCTTCCAGTTCGCCATGCAGCAGGCGTTCTACGGCCCGCTCGGCCCCTTGACCGTGCCGGAATCGCGCCGATGGTTCGCCACCCCCGATCGCCTGCCCCATTACGCCGAGCGGATCGGCGAGTTGAAGTCCAAAGGCGCGGAGCTGATCGTCATCTTCGGCATCGGCCGCGTCTGCCACATCGCGTTCTGGGAGCCGCATTTCGCCGCCGAGTTCGGCACGATCGAGGAGTGGAAGGCCCAGACGCACCGGCTGGGGGCCAGGCTGCACCCGCTGACGATCGAGCAGAACGCCCTGACGAGCTTCCGCAGCCGGACGACGCTGGTCCCGGCCTTCGCCAACACGATCGGCCCCGGACTCTTCCTGAAGGCCGATCGGATCATCGGCGGCGCCGAGGGCGTCTTCGACCGGGGCATGCAGTGGCAGGGGGCGAGCCTGTGGATGACGCTGCGATACGGTCCCGACCCGTGGGTGCCGAGCTCGTTCATGCCGACCCTCCCCGGCCGCCTCTTCTACCACAAGGGCCTGGCCGGGCCGCTCGTGCCCGAGCTCAACTGA
- the arfB gene encoding alternative ribosome rescue aminoacyl-tRNA hydrolase ArfB: MIPVNDRVSLDEGELEFEFIRSSGPGGQNVNKVSTAVRLRFPVATSPSLPEDVRRRLIRLAGKKVGADGTLMILAQEARSQEANRKAAVDRLVEMVAKACERPKPRRPTKPTLGSKVRRLESKRRQSETKARRRSPGSPED; encoded by the coding sequence ATGATCCCCGTGAACGACCGCGTCAGCCTCGACGAGGGCGAGCTCGAATTCGAGTTCATCCGCTCGTCGGGCCCCGGCGGACAGAACGTCAACAAGGTCTCGACCGCCGTCCGGCTGCGTTTCCCGGTCGCGACTTCTCCGTCGCTCCCAGAGGATGTCCGCCGTCGCCTGATCCGGCTGGCCGGGAAGAAGGTCGGTGCGGACGGGACCCTGATGATCCTGGCCCAGGAGGCCCGCTCCCAGGAGGCGAATCGGAAGGCCGCCGTCGATCGGCTCGTCGAGATGGTCGCGAAGGCGTGCGAGCGCCCGAAGCCCCGGCGGCCGACGAAGCCGACGCTCGGCTCGAAGGTCCGCCGCCTGGAATCGAAGCGGAGGCAGAGCGAGACGAAGGCTCGGAGGCGGTCGCCGGGGTCGCCAGAGGACTGA
- a CDS encoding PstS family phosphate ABC transporter substrate-binding protein, which produces MRSMRLKAAGILSLASLLAGCGGGDEAGSSGPGGAGAPRGTVEVDGSSTVFRISRAAQEAFESVNPNTTVVVNNHGTGGGFGRYLQGEVDIVDASRDAKPDEESKAKAQGIDWTRFTVGNDGITVVVNPKNTFVQSLSVEQLRKLWQPGSTVKTWKDLDPNWPDRQIRLYSPDNDSGTYEFFVEAIVGKPKAPAAAPASDGQAKAAASKGQAATPKGQRDDVQQSADDNTLVNGVSNDEDGIGYFGYAYYAANKERLRPVAVQNGPEAKPVLPSAETIADKSYRPLSRPLFIFVKNSAAKRPEVKQFLNFYLDNVKKLSVDGGYDPPTDDDLKANQQAAARLYGAAEPAAKP; this is translated from the coding sequence ATGCGATCGATGAGACTGAAGGCGGCCGGGATCCTCTCCCTCGCCTCGCTGCTGGCCGGATGCGGCGGGGGCGACGAGGCCGGGAGCAGCGGCCCGGGGGGCGCAGGGGCGCCGCGCGGCACGGTCGAGGTGGACGGCTCCAGCACGGTCTTCCGGATCAGCCGGGCCGCGCAGGAGGCGTTCGAGTCGGTCAACCCGAACACGACCGTGGTCGTGAACAACCACGGCACCGGCGGCGGCTTCGGGCGATACCTCCAGGGCGAGGTCGACATCGTCGACGCCTCGAGGGACGCCAAGCCGGATGAGGAATCGAAGGCGAAGGCGCAGGGCATCGATTGGACGCGTTTCACCGTCGGCAACGACGGGATCACGGTGGTGGTCAATCCCAAGAACACGTTCGTCCAGTCGCTGTCGGTCGAGCAGCTCAGGAAGCTCTGGCAGCCGGGATCGACCGTGAAGACGTGGAAGGACCTCGATCCGAACTGGCCCGACCGGCAGATCCGGCTCTACTCGCCGGACAACGACTCGGGGACTTACGAATTCTTCGTCGAGGCGATCGTCGGCAAGCCCAAGGCGCCGGCAGCGGCCCCCGCGTCCGATGGCCAGGCCAAGGCCGCGGCGTCCAAGGGGCAGGCCGCGACGCCCAAAGGCCAGCGCGACGACGTCCAGCAGAGTGCGGACGACAACACGCTCGTCAATGGCGTCTCGAACGACGAGGACGGCATCGGCTACTTCGGGTACGCCTACTACGCGGCGAACAAGGAGAGGCTGCGTCCCGTCGCCGTGCAGAACGGGCCGGAGGCGAAGCCGGTCCTCCCGAGCGCGGAGACGATCGCCGACAAGTCCTACAGGCCGCTGTCCCGTCCCCTCTTCATCTTCGTGAAGAACTCGGCGGCGAAGCGGCCGGAGGTCAAGCAGTTCCTCAACTTCTACCTCGACAACGTGAAGAAGCTGTCGGTGGACGGGGGCTACGACCCCCCGACCGATGACGACCTGAAGGCCAACCAGCAGGCCGCGGCCAGGCTCTACGGCGCCGCCGAGCCCGCGGCCAAGCCCTGA
- the pstC gene encoding phosphate ABC transporter permease subunit PstC, with product MPAEDHWAGHSPRQAILESAISFLLAAAALLTVLTTAGIILVLTVQSVQFFVNSHVGILEFLLGAELKPEADPPKFGILPLVWGTFAIALGSSCIALPIGLLSAIYLSEYAPRRLRKVLKPALELLAGIPTIVYGYLALLLITPVIKAVMAPLGVRVPQFNALSACIVVGIMIIPLVSSLSEDVLSAVPRGLREAAYGLGATKFEVSTRVVLPAALSGVVASFILAISRAVGETMAVVLAAGMLPQITLSPLESVETMTTYIVQVISGEASYGSSKYLSLFAVGLSLFIITLVLNIISGLVLRRYREVYQ from the coding sequence ATCCCGGCCGAGGACCACTGGGCGGGGCATTCGCCGCGCCAGGCGATCCTCGAATCCGCGATCTCGTTCCTCCTCGCTGCGGCCGCCCTGCTGACCGTGCTGACGACGGCCGGGATCATCCTGGTCCTGACCGTGCAGTCGGTCCAGTTCTTCGTCAATTCCCACGTGGGCATCCTCGAGTTCCTGCTCGGGGCCGAGCTGAAGCCAGAGGCCGATCCCCCGAAATTCGGGATCCTTCCGCTGGTGTGGGGCACGTTCGCGATCGCGCTCGGCTCCTCGTGCATCGCCCTGCCGATCGGGCTCCTGAGCGCGATCTACCTGAGCGAGTATGCTCCGCGGAGGCTGCGGAAGGTGCTCAAGCCGGCCCTGGAGCTGCTGGCGGGCATCCCGACGATCGTCTACGGATATCTCGCCCTCCTGCTGATCACGCCGGTCATCAAGGCGGTGATGGCCCCCCTGGGGGTCCGCGTGCCTCAATTCAACGCGCTCTCGGCGTGCATCGTCGTGGGGATCATGATCATCCCGCTCGTCTCGTCGCTCAGCGAGGACGTGCTCTCGGCCGTGCCCAGGGGCCTCCGCGAGGCGGCCTATGGGCTGGGGGCGACGAAGTTCGAGGTCTCCACCCGCGTGGTGCTCCCGGCCGCGCTCTCCGGCGTGGTGGCCTCGTTCATCCTGGCCATCAGCCGGGCCGTTGGCGAGACGATGGCCGTGGTCCTCGCCGCCGGCATGCTGCCGCAGATCACGCTCAGCCCGCTGGAATCCGTGGAGACCATGACGACCTACATCGTCCAGGTCATCAGCGGGGAGGCTTCCTACGGCTCCTCGAAGTACCTGTCCCTGTTCGCGGTCGGCCTGTCGCTGTTCATCATCACGCTGGTCCTGAACATCATCTCGGGGCTGGTGCTGCGTCGTTACCGCGAGGTGTACCAATGA
- the pstA gene encoding phosphate ABC transporter permease PstA, whose amino-acid sequence MSNPAESRFRPHRWMRSLAGPLFGAACLLATFSGVVVLVVLLASILLAAIQGKPDNPWYAIGPNLRELWGLLSALIVNRQSSNPALAGFRIGIVGSLWLLGLVALIGIPVGIAAGVYLEEYAPPGRLRRVVQTNIANLAGVPSIVYGILGLALFVRGMGFRPLALGSCLLAGALTLGLLILPIIVITTQEAIRTVPVSLRQAALALGATRWQMVSGHVLPAALPGILTGTILGLSRAIGETAPLLMVGAAGALRRLPTGPLDRYSALPVEIYNYAKEPGREFQTVAAGGIVILVVLLLSMNGIAILIRDRFRRYQ is encoded by the coding sequence ATGAGCAACCCCGCGGAGAGCCGATTCCGGCCGCACAGGTGGATGCGGAGCCTCGCCGGGCCGCTCTTCGGCGCCGCCTGCCTGCTGGCGACCTTCTCCGGCGTCGTGGTCCTCGTCGTCCTGCTGGCGTCGATCCTTCTGGCCGCCATCCAGGGGAAGCCGGACAACCCGTGGTACGCGATCGGCCCGAACCTGCGCGAGCTGTGGGGGCTGCTCTCGGCCCTGATCGTGAATCGCCAGTCGAGCAACCCGGCCCTGGCGGGGTTCCGGATCGGGATCGTCGGCAGCCTCTGGCTGCTGGGACTCGTCGCCCTGATCGGGATCCCCGTCGGGATCGCCGCGGGGGTCTACCTGGAGGAGTATGCCCCGCCGGGCAGGCTCCGTCGGGTCGTCCAGACGAACATCGCCAACCTGGCCGGCGTCCCGTCGATCGTCTACGGCATCCTCGGGCTGGCCCTCTTCGTCCGCGGCATGGGATTCAGGCCGCTCGCCCTGGGCTCGTGCCTCCTGGCGGGCGCGTTGACGCTCGGGCTCCTCATCCTGCCGATCATCGTCATCACGACCCAGGAGGCGATCCGCACGGTGCCGGTCTCGCTCCGCCAGGCGGCCCTGGCGCTGGGCGCCACTCGTTGGCAGATGGTGAGCGGCCACGTGCTCCCGGCGGCCCTGCCGGGCATCCTCACCGGCACCATCCTCGGCCTCTCGAGGGCCATCGGGGAGACCGCCCCGCTGCTCATGGTCGGGGCCGCCGGCGCCCTCCGCCGGCTGCCGACGGGCCCCCTGGACCGCTACTCGGCCCTCCCCGTCGAGATCTACAATTACGCGAAGGAGCCCGGGCGCGAGTTCCAGACGGTCGCCGCCGGAGGGATCGTCATCCTCGTCGTCCTCTTGCTCTCGATGAACGGGATCGCGATCCTGATCCGGGACCGATTCCGCCGTTACCAGTGA
- the pstB gene encoding phosphate ABC transporter ATP-binding protein PstB — protein sequence MSVTQPGVERAPSPAPQAAPSGPRDTGPADDSVALTTRHLSVWYGSVLALKDISINIPKNKITALIGPSGCGKSTLLRCYNRMNDLILGARMDGEIWFDGGLISAPGTDSVALRRRIGMVFQKPNPFPKTIYNNIAWGARINGFRGDMDDLVEKSLRRAALWDEVKNKLHRSGLDLSGGQQQRLCIARTLAVEPEVILMDEPCSALDPISTARVEDLMDDLKADYTIVIVTHNMQQARRVSDMTACLMLDEAASADGHRTGILAEFSPTDLLFTNPKDKRTEDYITGRIG from the coding sequence ATGAGCGTGACACAACCCGGCGTCGAGCGCGCCCCCTCGCCCGCACCGCAGGCCGCACCATCCGGACCGCGTGACACCGGCCCGGCCGACGACTCGGTGGCGCTGACCACCCGCCACCTCTCGGTGTGGTACGGCAGCGTGCTCGCGCTCAAGGACATCTCGATCAACATCCCGAAGAACAAGATCACCGCGCTGATCGGGCCTTCCGGATGCGGCAAGAGCACCCTGCTACGCTGCTACAACCGGATGAACGACCTGATCCTCGGAGCCCGAATGGACGGGGAGATCTGGTTCGACGGGGGCCTGATCTCCGCGCCGGGCACCGACTCGGTCGCGCTCCGCCGCCGCATCGGCATGGTCTTCCAGAAGCCCAACCCGTTCCCCAAGACGATCTACAACAACATCGCCTGGGGCGCGCGCATCAACGGCTTCCGCGGCGACATGGACGATCTCGTCGAGAAGTCGCTCCGCCGCGCGGCCCTCTGGGACGAGGTGAAGAACAAGCTCCACCGGTCCGGGCTGGACCTTTCCGGCGGCCAGCAGCAGCGGCTCTGCATCGCCAGGACGCTGGCCGTCGAGCCCGAGGTCATCCTGATGGATGAGCCCTGCTCGGCCCTGGACCCGATCAGCACGGCCCGCGTCGAGGACCTGATGGACGACCTGAAGGCCGACTACACGATCGTCATCGTCACGCACAACATGCAGCAGGCCCGCCGCGTCAGCGACATGACCGCCTGCCTGATGCTCGACGAGGCGGCGTCCGCCGACGGCCACCGAACGGGCATCCTCGCGGAGTTCAGCCCGACCGACCTCCTGTTCACCAATCCCAAGGACAAGCGGACCGAGGACTACATCACCGGCCGCATCGGCTGA
- a CDS encoding tetratricopeptide repeat protein: MTSVSVPEPRPGPPTSKERPAGRRGHNEGATRGLRLLDASLVLLFLALTALLGVFPLKDADNYWHLRTGDLIRRTGSIPRVDFYTFTREGKAWIDLHWLFQVGMSWVNERGGVAGLILAKVLITTAAVALLITARRRSWPVWAMVLSWLPALVVLSGRMYVRPETLSLLYLSAYLAIVCRWDRRPILAWVLPLVQVAWVNSHGLFVLGPVVLAFGLIDALLRGRTLAPDPHRWWKTVGPAAAGVFLACLVNPYGLRGATYPLELARTMASPVFSERIAELTPIPLFIRRHGLTSVPLLIQLGTTAVGVLSFLIPLGWSLGRLVFSRRPGRTAAVEEKKGKRKRASSRKATAAPGDAEPDGWRLSPLRLMLFVAFTALSFQATRNSHQFAAVAGTITAWNFAEWGAAIRRARETARVEAEAAGLRPRLFTLAALLLMLLAVGSGRFYELLGEGRTIGWGEAPLWYPHEAAKLAGEDGMPARFLGFHIGHASLLEYYNSPERPGGAGRLAYTDPRLEVAGAELFDEYNQLGNRIASDGPGWEAQLERLGLPSLLVDHEFSSAQGSTLLASRRWKCVRFDPIAALYVHESYSDAVKGRVVDFGSRHFHPRAENEPHGTDELKALARAGRYYQMALAGRSASSIALGWLATDAARRLLASEPDSLDGWKTMGQVEIREPMGPPVARFRHHFDPVLDLPAVRATYALRRALEVGPEDFSGLYSLLRVYENRQMGEAMLPILDRLLSLSPINPTQMTTLAELGPMRDQVRRGLGGAPETQWKNVGDLERIVNTLLAQGRAETACQVLERAYPADKAPWEVVDRIASMRLHLGEPAEARRLWQVAVAVPSGSRREARVAAADLAEEKLDAARAGYERAVAADPRLFEARYGLAVLEQDAGRAAQALSQAEAAVGCAPDELSRNAARAIAEAVRPYAGQAPPAP, translated from the coding sequence ATGACGTCGGTCAGCGTGCCCGAGCCCCGCCCCGGCCCCCCGACTTCCAAGGAGCGCCCGGCGGGCCGCCGAGGGCACAACGAAGGCGCCACGCGGGGCCTTCGGCTGCTCGACGCCAGCCTCGTCCTCCTGTTCCTCGCGCTCACGGCCCTGCTCGGCGTCTTCCCGCTCAAGGATGCGGACAACTACTGGCACCTGCGGACCGGCGACCTGATCCGCCGGACGGGCTCCATCCCCCGCGTGGACTTCTACACGTTCACGCGCGAGGGCAAGGCCTGGATCGACCTGCACTGGCTCTTCCAGGTCGGCATGAGCTGGGTCAACGAGCGGGGCGGCGTGGCCGGCCTCATCCTCGCCAAGGTCCTCATCACCACGGCGGCCGTGGCCCTTCTGATCACCGCCCGCCGACGTTCGTGGCCGGTCTGGGCGATGGTCCTGTCGTGGCTCCCGGCGCTCGTCGTCCTCTCCGGGAGGATGTACGTCCGGCCGGAGACGCTGAGCTTGCTCTACCTGTCGGCCTACCTGGCGATCGTCTGCCGGTGGGACCGCCGCCCGATCCTGGCCTGGGTGCTGCCGCTCGTGCAGGTCGCCTGGGTGAATTCGCACGGCCTTTTCGTCCTGGGGCCGGTCGTCCTGGCCTTCGGCCTGATCGACGCGCTGCTGCGGGGCCGGACGCTCGCCCCCGATCCGCATCGATGGTGGAAAACCGTCGGCCCGGCCGCCGCGGGGGTCTTCCTGGCCTGCCTCGTCAACCCTTACGGCCTGCGGGGCGCGACCTATCCGCTGGAGCTGGCCCGCACGATGGCCAGCCCCGTGTTCTCCGAGAGGATCGCCGAGCTGACGCCGATCCCGCTCTTCATCAGGCGTCACGGCCTGACGAGCGTGCCGCTGCTGATCCAGCTCGGGACGACGGCCGTCGGCGTCCTGAGCTTCCTGATCCCGCTTGGCTGGAGCCTGGGGCGGCTGGTCTTCTCCCGGCGGCCAGGCCGTACGGCTGCCGTCGAGGAGAAGAAGGGGAAGAGGAAACGGGCGTCGTCCAGGAAGGCGACCGCCGCCCCGGGCGACGCGGAGCCCGACGGCTGGAGGCTGAGCCCCCTGCGGCTGATGCTCTTCGTCGCGTTCACCGCCCTGAGCTTCCAGGCGACGCGGAATAGCCACCAGTTCGCGGCCGTCGCCGGCACCATCACCGCGTGGAACTTCGCCGAATGGGGCGCCGCGATACGCCGCGCCCGCGAGACTGCCCGCGTCGAGGCGGAGGCGGCCGGGCTGAGGCCGCGTCTCTTCACACTGGCCGCCCTGCTGCTCATGCTCCTCGCGGTCGGGAGCGGGCGGTTCTACGAGCTCCTGGGCGAGGGCAGGACGATCGGCTGGGGCGAGGCCCCGCTCTGGTATCCCCACGAGGCCGCGAAGCTCGCCGGCGAGGACGGCATGCCGGCGCGATTCCTCGGCTTCCACATCGGCCATGCCTCGCTCCTGGAATATTATAACAGCCCAGAACGCCCGGGCGGGGCGGGGCGGCTGGCCTACACCGATCCCCGGCTGGAGGTCGCCGGGGCGGAGCTATTCGACGAGTACAATCAGCTCGGCAATCGGATCGCTTCCGACGGCCCGGGGTGGGAGGCCCAGCTCGAACGCCTTGGCCTGCCGAGCCTTCTCGTGGACCACGAGTTCAGCTCCGCCCAGGGATCGACCCTCCTGGCGAGCCGCCGCTGGAAGTGCGTCCGGTTCGACCCCATCGCCGCCCTCTACGTTCACGAATCGTACTCGGACGCCGTGAAGGGCCGCGTGGTCGATTTCGGGTCCCGCCACTTCCACCCGCGGGCGGAGAACGAGCCGCACGGGACCGACGAGCTGAAGGCGCTGGCCAGGGCTGGCCGCTACTACCAGATGGCACTCGCGGGGCGGAGTGCGTCCTCCATCGCCCTGGGGTGGCTCGCCACCGACGCGGCCAGGCGTCTCCTGGCGTCGGAGCCCGATTCGCTCGATGGCTGGAAGACCATGGGCCAGGTCGAGATCCGCGAGCCGATGGGCCCCCCCGTCGCGCGCTTCCGCCACCATTTCGACCCCGTCCTCGACCTGCCCGCGGTCCGCGCCACCTACGCCCTCCGGCGAGCCCTCGAGGTTGGGCCGGAGGACTTCTCTGGCCTCTACAGCCTGCTGCGAGTCTACGAGAACCGCCAGATGGGCGAGGCCATGCTGCCGATCCTGGATCGCCTGCTGTCCCTCTCCCCGATCAATCCGACCCAGATGACGACGCTCGCCGAGCTTGGCCCGATGCGCGACCAGGTCCGCCGCGGGCTGGGCGGAGCCCCGGAGACGCAGTGGAAGAACGTGGGCGACCTGGAACGCATCGTCAACACGCTGCTGGCCCAGGGCCGGGCGGAGACCGCGTGTCAGGTCCTCGAGCGGGCCTACCCGGCGGACAAGGCGCCTTGGGAGGTCGTCGATCGGATCGCCTCGATGCGACTGCACCTGGGGGAGCCGGCCGAGGCCCGCCGGCTCTGGCAGGTCGCCGTCGCGGTCCCCTCCGGGTCCCGGCGCGAGGCCAGGGTCGCGGCGGCCGACCTGGCCGAGGAGAAGCTCGATGCGGCCCGCGCCGGCTACGAGCGCGCGGTCGCCGCGGACCCCCGTCTCTTCGAGGCGCGTTACGGGCTTGCGGTCCTCGAGCAGGACGCCGGGCGTGCCGCTCAGGCCCTCTCGCAGGCGGAGGCCGCCGTCGGGTGTGCCCCGGACGAGCTGTCCCGCAATGCGGCCCGGGCCATCGCCGAGGCGGTGCGGCCGTATGCCGGGCAGGCGCCGCCCGCCCCCTGA
- a CDS encoding peroxiredoxin family protein → MRRHVPKLAACLAIGLAAAVAPGRASADDLKVGDKAPNFSLKGSDGKTYDLADFRGKSAVVLAWFPKAFTGGCTAECKSLRENGEAIRKYDVAYFTASVDDAETNKKFSESLGLDYPILSDPTKETARNYGVVHEGRQVPERWTFYIDKEGVIRAIDKSVKPANAAADVAAKLKELGVASR, encoded by the coding sequence ATGCGTCGTCACGTCCCGAAGCTCGCGGCCTGCCTGGCGATCGGCCTGGCCGCGGCGGTCGCGCCAGGCCGTGCGTCCGCGGACGACCTGAAGGTCGGGGACAAGGCCCCGAACTTCTCGCTCAAGGGCTCGGATGGGAAGACTTACGACCTCGCCGACTTCCGCGGCAAGTCCGCGGTCGTCCTCGCCTGGTTCCCGAAGGCCTTCACCGGCGGCTGCACCGCGGAGTGCAAGTCGCTGCGCGAGAACGGCGAGGCGATCCGCAAGTATGACGTCGCCTACTTCACCGCCAGCGTGGACGACGCCGAGACGAATAAGAAATTCAGCGAGTCGCTCGGCCTCGACTACCCGATCCTGAGCGACCCGACCAAGGAGACCGCCCGGAATTACGGCGTCGTCCACGAGGGGCGTCAGGTCCCCGAGCGCTGGACGTTCTACATCGACAAGGAGGGAGTCATCCGGGCCATCGACAAGTCGGTCAAGCCGGCCAATGCCGCCGCCGACGTCGCCGCCAAGCTGAAGGAGCTGGGCGTCGCCTCCCGGTGA
- a CDS encoding SprT family zinc-dependent metalloprotease, giving the protein MDDPSHAMPQRRSEERDRDILDPRGALPGPLPRPGGIPGTYTGRYVPPISALGPLFRYRFEKIHRCRVGYDLDINPRPTTRVLGGYYKSRALVRVYVRDRELGLRPLEELFDTFLHELAHHLEYTEPSSFAARACGRVPGRMHSRLFWKILGELKHRWALLQRADGDESRRPV; this is encoded by the coding sequence ATGGACGACCCATCCCACGCCATGCCGCAGCGGCGTTCCGAGGAGCGCGATCGCGACATCCTGGACCCGCGCGGGGCACTGCCCGGCCCGCTGCCCAGGCCGGGGGGCATCCCCGGCACGTACACGGGCCGGTACGTGCCCCCCATCTCGGCACTCGGCCCGCTGTTCCGCTACCGCTTCGAGAAGATCCATCGCTGCCGCGTGGGCTACGACCTGGACATCAATCCGCGGCCCACCACCCGGGTGCTCGGCGGCTATTACAAGTCGAGGGCCCTGGTGCGGGTCTACGTCCGGGACCGCGAGCTGGGGCTGAGGCCGCTCGAGGAGCTGTTCGACACGTTCCTCCACGAGCTGGCCCATCACCTGGAGTACACCGAGCCGTCGTCGTTCGCGGCCAGGGCCTGCGGGCGGGTGCCCGGCCGGATGCATAGCCGCCTCTTCTGGAAGATCCTCGGGGAGCTCAAGCACCGCTGGGCCCTGCTCCAGCGGGCCGACGGGGACGAGTCGCGGCGGCCCGTCTGA
- the surE gene encoding 5'/3'-nucleotidase SurE — MESLFVLTNDDGVDAPGMAALRRAVEGLGPAAVIAPRGAASGCGHQVTTHQPIAFSRRDDGAIAVFGTPADCVRLAVAGLAPRVRCVLSGINAGGNLGTDVYISGTVAAAREAAIRGLPAIAVSHYIARGRVIDWERAAAWAAPVIRDLLARPSAPGTYWNVNLPHPEPGGVFPGVCECPLDPSPLPLAYEFDGDTALYAGNYQARARIPGGDVDVCFGGRIAVSLLAVGPGGS; from the coding sequence TTGGAGAGCCTGTTCGTCCTGACCAACGACGACGGAGTCGACGCCCCGGGCATGGCCGCGCTCCGTCGGGCGGTGGAAGGCCTGGGGCCCGCCGCCGTGATCGCCCCGCGCGGGGCGGCCTCCGGCTGCGGCCATCAGGTGACCACGCACCAGCCCATCGCCTTCTCCCGCCGCGACGACGGGGCGATCGCGGTCTTCGGCACCCCCGCGGATTGCGTCCGCCTGGCGGTGGCCGGGCTCGCCCCGCGGGTGCGATGCGTCCTCTCGGGGATCAATGCCGGCGGCAACCTCGGGACCGACGTCTACATCTCCGGGACGGTGGCCGCCGCACGCGAGGCCGCCATCCGCGGCCTGCCGGCGATCGCCGTCTCGCACTACATCGCCCGCGGCCGCGTCATCGACTGGGAACGGGCCGCCGCCTGGGCCGCCCCCGTGATCCGCGACCTGCTGGCGCGCCCATCGGCACCCGGCACCTACTGGAACGTGAACCTGCCGCACCCCGAGCCGGGCGGCGTTTTCCCCGGAGTCTGCGAGTGCCCCCTGGATCCCTCCCCCCTGCCCCTCGCGTATGAGTTCGACGGCGACACCGCCCTCTACGCCGGGAACTACCAGGCCCGCGCCCGGATCCCCGGCGGGGACGTCGACGTCTGCTTCGGAGGCCGTATCGCCGTCAGCTTGCTGGCCGTCGGGCCCGGGGGCTCGTGA